From the Clarias gariepinus isolate MV-2021 ecotype Netherlands chromosome 3, CGAR_prim_01v2, whole genome shotgun sequence genome, one window contains:
- the elfn2a gene encoding extracellular leucine-rich repeat and fibronectin type III domain containing 2a, with protein sequence MATRRSSLSKSSSQALPFIFLGLLFLALPTLVRGDCWLIEGDKGYVWLAICSQNQPPYETIPQHINNTVHDLRLNENKLKAIFYSSMSRFTNLTDLNLTKNEISYIEDGAFAGQANLQVLQLGYNKLTNLTEGMLRGLGRMQCLFLQHNLIEVIATNAFWECPSLSSLDLSSNKLARLDHSTFTVLGRLMVCELAGNPFHCGCELYSFLNWLDAFNNVTHTYDRLQCETPKELSGYPLLSPMASHIRNAHSILSSICKDGVIIPGMTSLPPDLDSSGIGPDIPDQMGPYHQPTTSSTAIPSYSPSIRLHSVSLSSASLLVQIPRPYSKMYILVQYNNSYVSDIMNLKKKKEIVTLNTLKPHTDYTFCVASIRNSQRYNHTCLNFATRSPGPDDLRAGPSTTTHYIMTILGCLFGMVIVLGLVYYCLRRRRIQEEKENSISVKKTILEMRYGPEAAAAAAKDPSVLQKLQEQVHHQHFHSKLPQSTSSSMGMLHSSANTSSSRLSTLPQADKLSTAFSEAMASSKGNYMDVRGEERIKDGAMPVLEDEIRREVNGIDTGEEDSDDAGRGSTSEISTIAKEVDKVNQIINNCIDALKLDSGVTATAAENTSSSPPPCSSSSRGLIPLSPIPADTCPIMSSPKIPHLPPVPLVMPLSERPGISGGGFLSPPYRDPPPVTAARPLQRQLSADAAVVALNVKNRCSGSSGAPSKTTRVFSLDVPEPRSPDSCKFPEKASPVRCGEPLDRLPLVGVQGGNNSRGEGGNGGGGGAGGGSGGSGGCGGVVPAQQHLLEVHPDYHCSEHRHSFPALYYEGAADSPAQKASFLKPLSRTKRDTAYSQLSPRHHNYSGYSSSPEYSSETTLKIWERFRPYKKSPRQDAYIAAGHALRKKVQFAKDEDLHDILDFWKGVSAQQKL encoded by the coding sequence ATGGCCACTAGAAGATCCAGCCTTTCTAAATCCTCTTCCCAAGCCTTGCCATTCATTTTTCTTGGCCTACTTTTTCTCGCACTACCAACATTAGTGAGGGGTGACTGCTGGCTTATCGAGGGCGATAAAGGATATGTGTGGCTGGCGATCTGCAGCCAGAACCAGCCACCATACGAAACAATCCCCCAGCACATTAACAACACTGTGCACGACCTGCGTCTAAATGAGAACAAGCTAAAGGCCATCTTTTACAGCTCCATGAGTCGTTTTACGAATCTCACTGATCTCAATCTCACCAAAAACGAGATCTCCTACATTGAGGATGGTGCTTTTGCAGGACAGGCTAACCTTCAAGTGCTACAATTAGGCTACAACAAGCTAACAAACCTTACGGAAGGGATGCTACGAGGCCTGGGAAGAATGCAGTGCTTGTTTTTGCAACACAACCTCATTGAGGTGATTGCCACCAATGCTTTTTGGGAGTGTCCCAGTCTGAGCAGCCTTGACCTGTCCTCCAACAAGCTGGCCAGGCTGGACCACTCCACCTTCACAGTTCTCGGACGTCTAATGGTGTGTGAGCTGGCTGGAAATCCTTTTCACTGTGGCTGTGAGCTGTATAGCTTCCTCAACTGGCTGGATGCCTTTAATAATGTCACACACACTTATGACAGGCTGCAATGCGAAACCCCGAAGGAACTCTCTGGATATCCTTTACTAAGTCCAATGGCTAGCCACATTCGCAACGCCCACTCTATCTTATCATCTATTTGCAAAGATGGAGTCATTATTCCTGGAATGACCTCCCTGCCTCCAGATTTGGATTCTTCTGGAATAGGTCCGGATATCCCTGACCAGATGGGACCATACCATCAACCCACAACCTCATCAACTGCGATTCCATCCTATAGCCCTAGCATCAGGCTGCATTCTGTTTCTCTTTCATCAGCCTCGTTACTGGTTCAGATCCCTCGACCTTACAGCAAGATGTACATCCTAGTGCAGTACAATAACAGCTATGTGTCTGATATTATGAAccttaagaaaaagaaagagatagTCACACTTAACACACTGAAACCCCACACAGATTATACTTTTTGTGTAGCCTCAATTCGTAACTCACAGCGCTACAACCACACTTGTTTAAATTTTGCCACAAGATCTCCAGGACCTGATGATCTGCGTGCTGGGCCGTCGACCACCACCCACTACATAATGACCATTCTGGGCTGTCTGTTCGGCATGGTCATCGTGTTGGGTTTGGTGTACTACTGCCTACGCAGGCGGCGGAttcaggaagagaaagagaactCTATAAGTGTTAAGAAAACTATCCTAGAAATGCGGTATGGCCCTGAGGCAGCAGCTGCAGCTGCCAAAGACCCCTCAGTTCTGCAAAAACTCCAGGAACAAGTTCACCATCAGCACTTCCACAGCAAGTTGCCCCAGTCCACATCCTCTAGCATGGGGATGCTTCACAGTTCTGCCAACACCAGCTCCTCTCGGCTCTCCACACTTCCCCAGGCTGACAAGTTGTCCACTGCTTTCTCTGAGGCTATGGCCAGCAGTAAGGGAAACTACATGGATGTACGAGGGGAAGAACGTATAAAGGATGGAGCTATGCCAGTTTTAGAGGATGAGATAAGGAGGGAAGTTAATGGAATCGATACAGGAGAAGAGGACTCAGATGATGCTGGCCGAGGATCAACATCTGAGATCTCTACCATCGCAAAGGAGGTGGACAAAGTGAACCAAATCATTAACAACTGCATAGATGCGTTAAAGCTGGACTCAGGAGTTACAGCCACTGCAGCTGAAAACACCTCTTCTTCACCCCCACCATGTAGCAGCTCCTCCAGAGGACTCATTCCACTTTCTCCAATACCAGCAGATACATGTCCAATTATGTCTTCTCCTAAAATCCCCCATCTACCCCCTGTGCCTCTAGTCATGCCTCTGTCAGAAAGACCAGGAATCAGTGGAGGAGGTTTTTTATCCCCACCCTACAGAGACCCGCCTCCTGTTACAGCAGCACGGCCTTTACAGCGGCAGCTGAGTGCCGATGCAGCTGTTGTTGCTCTCAATGTGAAGAACCGTTGCAGTGGCTCCTCTGGAGCACCCAGTAAGACTACTCGTGTCTTTAGCTTGGATGTTCCTGAACCTCGGAGTCCAGATTCCTGCAAGTTTCCAGAAAAAGCCAGTCCTGTTCGGTGCGGGGAGCCCCTTGATAGGCTCCCTCTGGTGGGGGTTCAAGGGGGCAATAACAGCAGGGGAGAAGGTGGCAACGGGGGAGGAGGGGGAGCCGGTGGTGGCAGTGGTGGTTCGGGTGGATGTGGTGGTGTAGTTCCAGCTCAACAGCACCTCCTGGAGGTGCACCCAGACTACCACTGCTCAGAGCACCGACACTCCTTCCCCGCTCTCTACTATGAGGGTGCCGCCGACTCCCCTGCCCAGAAAGCTTCTTTCCTAAAGCCCCTCTCTCGCACCAAGAGAGACACTGCCTATTCCCAGCTCTCGCCACGGCACCACAACTACTCTGGATACTCCTCCAGCCCAGAGTATTCATCTGAGACCACTTTGAAGATCTGGGAGCGTTTTCGTCCTTACAAAAAGAGCCCTCGTCAGGATGCCTACATAGCAGCCGGACATGCACTTAGAAAGAAAGTGCAGTTTGCGAAGGACGAGGATTTGCATGACATTCTTGACTTTTGGAAAGGGGTGTCTGCACAGCAGAAACTGTAA